Proteins encoded together in one Marispirochaeta sp. window:
- a CDS encoding OmpA family protein — protein MRRNRIVFMLLVTVVLFYGQILEAEVFRFQYVAGTKFRAVAQVDETVIQRFGRQQAVQQSELRYKIAYTIKDVTGDTGQLEGIFQIANRSTGDAGVYQWSEEHPTAYSRDSLGRMDVPDRYSFPVVRGVPRFPERDVSPGETWAGAGEEVHDFRESGSGLGIVSFPINVAYQYLGIEEYKGRPLHAIDAAYQVYHRFPSTRGLSPEQISGFSTQHLYWDNDQGYLAAYTEEFELVMQLNDGSSWIFRGTASAEVIQAEEMEKEKVAEDIRNSLAKDKVEDSDVRVDDQGITIALHNIRFLPDSSRFVPGEEEKIRTVAEILKRYPDQDVLVAGHTALAGTAAGRERLSVERARVTARALIELGARREDQIVIRGMGAREPVAGNDTEAGRRLNRRVEITLLEN, from the coding sequence ATGAGAAGAAACAGGATTGTATTCATGCTGCTTGTGACGGTCGTACTATTCTACGGTCAAATACTGGAGGCCGAAGTCTTCCGCTTCCAGTATGTTGCTGGAACAAAGTTCCGGGCTGTTGCCCAGGTAGATGAGACAGTTATCCAGAGATTTGGACGGCAGCAGGCCGTTCAGCAGTCGGAACTGCGCTACAAGATCGCGTACACCATAAAGGACGTAACAGGGGACACGGGACAGCTGGAAGGAATCTTTCAGATTGCCAACCGATCTACCGGTGATGCCGGGGTCTACCAGTGGAGCGAGGAACATCCGACAGCCTACAGCCGAGATTCCCTTGGGCGCATGGATGTACCTGACCGGTACAGTTTTCCTGTTGTCCGGGGGGTCCCCCGATTCCCTGAACGGGATGTGTCTCCCGGTGAGACCTGGGCAGGGGCAGGAGAAGAGGTCCATGACTTTCGTGAATCCGGCAGTGGTCTCGGGATCGTAAGCTTCCCTATTAATGTGGCGTATCAATACCTGGGAATTGAAGAGTACAAAGGCAGGCCGCTGCACGCCATTGATGCCGCCTATCAGGTGTATCACCGGTTCCCTTCAACCCGGGGGCTTAGTCCAGAGCAGATATCAGGATTCTCGACCCAGCATCTGTACTGGGACAATGATCAGGGGTATCTGGCTGCCTACACCGAGGAGTTTGAGCTGGTAATGCAGCTGAATGACGGCAGTTCCTGGATCTTTCGCGGTACTGCTTCGGCAGAGGTCATTCAGGCCGAAGAGATGGAAAAAGAAAAAGTCGCCGAGGATATACGCAATTCCCTGGCAAAAGATAAGGTGGAGGACTCGGATGTACGGGTCGACGATCAGGGTATAACCATTGCCCTGCATAATATCCGTTTTCTGCCCGACTCATCCCGCTTTGTTCCCGGCGAGGAGGAGAAAATCCGAACTGTGGCGGAAATCCTCAAGCGCTATCCGGACCAGGATGTTCTGGTAGCCGGCCATACGGCTCTGGCAGGGACCGCTGCCGGCCGGGAACGTCTCTCTGTTGAACGTGCCCGGGTAACCGCCCGGGCCCTGATAGAGCTCGGCGCCCGCAGGGAAGACCAGATAGTTATACGCGGTATGGGGGCCCGTGAACCTGTCGCCGGGAACGATACCGAGGCGGGGCGCAGACTTAACCGCAGGGTGGAAATTACCCTGCTGGAGAATTAA
- a CDS encoding TraR/DksA family transcriptional regulator, giving the protein MDKAFVDQMKEKLISLKEEIVNNLMSESEDFENLVRDMDPKDLVDVAADDIDRKTLETLSTNDVKRLRLIDSALSRIKNERYGICMRCNKKIPRERLEAIPYALMCIDCKSSDERRNR; this is encoded by the coding sequence ATGGATAAAGCATTCGTGGACCAGATGAAAGAAAAGCTCATCTCGCTCAAGGAAGAGATTGTCAATAATCTTATGAGTGAGAGCGAAGATTTCGAGAACCTTGTTCGTGACATGGATCCGAAGGACTTGGTGGATGTAGCCGCCGATGATATCGACCGAAAAACCCTTGAAACCCTGAGTACAAACGATGTCAAAAGGCTCCGGCTCATAGACTCCGCATTATCCAGAATCAAGAACGAGCGTTACGGTATTTGCATGCGCTGTAATAAAAAAATTCCCAGGGAACGGCTCGAGGCAATCCCCTATGCACTTATGTGTATCGACTGTAAAAGCTCTGACGAAAGACGTAATCGTTAG
- a CDS encoding MBL fold metallo-hydrolase, translated as MVERIIVGSLSTNAYIYSEWKKECLLIDPGGDMEELLAHMTIKNLKPLGIICTHGHLDHVAGVYELQRHFRDKDVEIPVAIHTADAHYLGKNASESHRISFEQIGIDLKTILMDYDLFFPEPDIILNDGDTVLNSSLKVIHTPGHTPGSICLYSESQSILFSGDTLFFEGVGRTDLMEGDGEAILKSIRERLFVLPQETRVFPGHGPNTSIEREIKNNPFMQ; from the coding sequence ATGGTTGAACGCATTATAGTAGGGTCTCTTAGTACAAATGCTTATATCTACTCGGAATGGAAAAAGGAGTGTCTCCTTATTGATCCGGGCGGAGATATGGAAGAACTCCTTGCCCATATGACTATTAAGAACCTGAAACCCCTGGGTATTATCTGTACCCACGGGCATCTTGATCATGTGGCCGGAGTATATGAACTGCAGCGGCATTTTCGTGACAAAGATGTAGAAATCCCGGTAGCCATTCATACTGCAGACGCCCACTATTTAGGTAAAAACGCCTCTGAATCTCACAGGATCAGTTTTGAACAAATTGGAATCGATTTAAAAACGATTCTCATGGATTATGATCTGTTCTTTCCGGAACCGGATATTATACTGAACGACGGCGACACAGTACTCAACTCAAGCCTCAAAGTAATTCATACCCCTGGCCACACCCCGGGCAGTATTTGTCTCTACTCAGAGTCTCAGAGCATTCTCTTTTCCGGGGACACCCTCTTTTTTGAAGGTGTTGGAAGAACGGATCTAATGGAAGGTGATGGAGAAGCGATTCTGAAGAGTATCCGCGAACGGCTTTTTGTGCTTCCCCAGGAGACAAGGGTCTTCCCGGGACACGGTCCCAACACAAGCATTGAGAGAGAAATTAAAAACAATCCCTTTATGCAGTGA
- a CDS encoding DEAD/DEAH box helicase, whose amino-acid sequence MFEKLSQPQSEELFALLSNAGYSQPTLLQSKVVPAVLSGRDLLVETLYADGRTAACLLPLLVSHDAESTRCRALIITPSSDLVKKTALQYRRFVRGNRTAPSVTTLGWDSSIKREAKLLAGDPGIIVGTSSRIIDHLRRNSMDSRELQRIIINLETPVDKHTFLQDVLFILSKVPKKSQIVIFTPTLQDTNSLESRLRHPLTISSEDWDRDNKIQSVYEAADAVHKAELLLSLFLSRRITQGGIFCRTMAVLKTLEKKLTKEGIRSHIISTRTSSRKKEEIFKLFREGSMPCILTISISVLTEIEGIGCAVFFNLPSPPEAYTDISSVLIQDSNAKIITFVTKEESAILQFLQEKNKMKKENFPDNLEVIRGKVEGILQSIRSEENPDELNQYRKLIKKMVPFSMRSYLSAYLIKEALGNTVRGDKPFRTIFVSIGRNRRVFPKDLSKLFTQVPGITTEEVGSIKVLDNYSFIDIPAHIAQAAIDKLDGSDFHGRKITVNFARKKEEKVLR is encoded by the coding sequence GTGTTTGAAAAGCTAAGCCAGCCCCAGTCAGAAGAGTTGTTCGCGTTGCTGAGCAATGCAGGATATTCTCAACCTACTCTCCTTCAGTCAAAGGTTGTTCCTGCCGTGCTAAGCGGCAGAGATCTTCTGGTGGAAACACTGTACGCCGACGGAAGAACTGCGGCCTGCCTTCTGCCCCTTCTTGTATCCCATGATGCTGAAAGCACAAGATGCCGGGCGCTTATCATCACCCCCTCTTCGGACCTTGTAAAAAAGACCGCTCTTCAATATCGAAGGTTCGTGCGGGGCAACCGTACAGCTCCTTCCGTAACAACCCTGGGCTGGGACAGTTCGATAAAGCGGGAAGCAAAGCTCCTCGCCGGGGATCCCGGTATCATTGTCGGCACCTCAAGCCGTATAATTGACCATCTGCGTCGTAACTCGATGGATTCAAGGGAGTTGCAGCGGATTATTATCAACCTGGAGACTCCTGTCGACAAACACACCTTCCTGCAGGATGTTTTGTTTATTTTGTCCAAGGTTCCCAAGAAAAGCCAGATCGTCATATTTACCCCTACCCTTCAAGACACAAACTCCCTGGAGAGCCGGCTTCGACACCCGCTAACAATCTCATCCGAGGATTGGGACAGGGACAATAAAATTCAAAGTGTATATGAAGCAGCTGACGCGGTACATAAAGCGGAGCTGTTATTAAGTCTTTTTTTGAGCAGAAGAATCACTCAGGGTGGAATCTTCTGCCGCACTATGGCTGTATTAAAAACCCTGGAAAAGAAGCTTACCAAGGAGGGAATCCGCAGCCATATTATTTCCACCCGTACTTCTTCACGGAAGAAAGAAGAGATCTTTAAGCTTTTCAGAGAAGGCAGTATGCCATGTATTCTGACAATCTCAATATCTGTTTTAACCGAGATTGAAGGAATCGGATGCGCAGTTTTTTTTAATCTGCCTTCTCCGCCTGAAGCCTATACGGATATCAGTTCCGTACTGATTCAGGACTCAAATGCAAAGATCATTACTTTCGTTACGAAGGAGGAGTCGGCTATACTTCAGTTTTTACAGGAGAAAAACAAGATGAAAAAAGAGAACTTCCCCGACAACCTCGAGGTTATTCGGGGTAAGGTCGAAGGCATTCTACAATCCATACGTTCGGAGGAGAATCCGGACGAACTGAACCAGTACCGAAAACTGATAAAAAAAATGGTTCCTTTCAGCATGCGAAGCTATTTAAGCGCGTATCTAATAAAAGAGGCTCTTGGAAACACAGTCCGCGGAGACAAACCTTTCAGGACAATCTTTGTATCAATCGGGCGAAACCGTCGTGTTTTTCCAAAAGACCTTTCGAAGCTCTTTACTCAGGTCCCTGGTATTACTACCGAGGAAGTAGGGAGCATTAAGGTACTTGATAACTATTCTTTTATAGATATTCCCGCGCACATCGCACAGGCTGCCATCGATAAACTGGACGGCAGCGATTTCCACGGGCGAAAGATAACCGTGAACTTCGCCAGGAAGAAGGAGGAAAAGGTCCTCCGCTGA
- a CDS encoding ion channel: MPYRRLQRFFEKLMASPFMQMALFFLAVFLITGGLIYLFENSINAQFGDLIDGFWWAVITFSTTGYGDKVPVTFPGRLVAVLSIFLGIAATSALSGSLASIFVERNSRARRGLMDFPKLNDHLIVCGWKAHMRDILLDILQSSDFGDDRLVLLSNIESDKVEEIKEDIELKNLKFVRGDYFSETSLKRANVQNARKVLVLADTWESSIPSEIDSKTVMTVLTVKAIARDVYTTAELLDRKYASYLKHAGCDEIIFSRDLSRRILSRSSVTNGMSHIIHDLLAGESGSARLTTASIPREFIGKSYSQYRSGFQENHDLIVLGILENTGTPNRMKMEALRNAQKTSDVSALVTNLQKVKELAVNRPIFVPPDDYLIRPHSMAIILESRKDRP, encoded by the coding sequence ATGCCCTATCGTCGTCTGCAGCGCTTTTTCGAAAAGCTTATGGCTTCTCCCTTTATGCAGATGGCACTCTTTTTTCTCGCCGTTTTTCTGATAACCGGAGGGCTGATCTACCTTTTTGAGAACAGCATCAATGCCCAGTTTGGCGATTTGATAGACGGTTTCTGGTGGGCGGTAATAACCTTTTCCACCACCGGTTACGGTGATAAAGTTCCGGTCACCTTTCCGGGGCGTCTTGTCGCCGTGCTTTCCATCTTTCTTGGAATCGCTGCCACCAGCGCCCTGTCCGGTTCCCTGGCGTCGATCTTTGTCGAACGAAATTCCCGTGCAAGGAGGGGATTAATGGATTTTCCGAAACTTAATGATCATCTGATCGTTTGCGGGTGGAAGGCACACATGCGGGACATCCTTCTTGATATCCTGCAGAGCAGTGACTTTGGTGATGATCGCCTGGTTCTGTTATCGAATATTGAATCCGACAAAGTCGAAGAAATAAAAGAGGATATTGAGCTTAAGAACCTGAAGTTTGTCCGGGGAGACTATTTTTCCGAAACTAGCCTGAAACGGGCGAATGTACAGAATGCCCGCAAGGTTCTGGTTTTGGCGGACACCTGGGAGAGCTCGATCCCCTCGGAGATCGACTCCAAGACGGTTATGACCGTGCTGACGGTCAAAGCAATTGCCCGGGATGTCTATACAACCGCGGAGCTGCTTGACCGTAAGTACGCAAGCTACCTGAAGCACGCCGGCTGCGATGAGATTATCTTTTCCCGGGACCTGTCCAGAAGAATACTGTCCCGTTCTTCGGTGACCAACGGGATGTCTCACATTATCCATGACCTTCTTGCAGGGGAAAGCGGAAGCGCCCGCTTAACTACGGCCTCGATTCCCCGGGAGTTCATAGGAAAGAGCTACAGTCAATACAGGAGCGGTTTTCAGGAAAACCACGATCTGATTGTACTGGGAATCCTGGAAAATACAGGGACTCCGAACCGCATGAAAATGGAGGCCCTGAGAAACGCCCAGAAAACCTCCGATGTCTCGGCCCTGGTGACCAACCTGCAGAAGGTAAAAGAGTTGGCGGTCAACCGGCCGATATTTGTTCCTCCCGACGATTATCTCATCAGACCCCATTCAATGGCAATAATCCTGGAAAGCCGGAAGGATCGTCCATGA